The following are encoded in a window of Castanea sativa cultivar Marrone di Chiusa Pesio chromosome 5, ASM4071231v1 genomic DNA:
- the LOC142633243 gene encoding (3S,6E)-nerolidol synthase 1-like, with the protein MAFFCASSSSSKPQNGFKDIQNTVKITYLIDDTCMQKAQGSSIAQDQAVNYFPTEDYNFLPEYHSSTDDFCVEYLQKLKKFKNILSKLVGDPFEGLNMVDAILRLGIEYHFQEEIETILKRQYMIFSAHAGHDHDLYEAALRFRLLRQDGYHVSADVFNKFKNKEGNFKLELGEHISGLMELYDASEVSINEEDILDEAKDFSRHLLEANLKHLDHQQARFILNTLEHPYHKSLPRFMAKDLPDNFKGARSWVKHLQELAKMDFKMVQSIHQQELLQIFKWWKGLGLAKKLNFARNQPLKWYMWTAACLTDPSLTYQRVELTKPIAMVYVIDDLFDVYGTLDELTLFTNAVNRWELSATEKLSDSLKICFVALYDITNEISYKVYKRTGWNPIDSLKKAWASLCNAFLIEAQWFASGNLPKAEEYMKNAHESTGIHVVLVYMFFLLGEGISKETVELLDSNPSITSSVATILRLWDDLGNAQDEDQNGHDGSYIECYRKERQGCSVEDAKSHVFKMISNAWKQLNKDCLNPNPFPASFIKASLNFARMVPLMYSYDEKHRLPSLEEHMKSLIFKSDPYKKM; encoded by the exons ATGGCCTTCTTTTGTGCATCCTCTTCTTCCTCGAAACCTCAAAATGGTTTCAAAGATATCCAAAATACTGTAAAGATTACTTACCTCATCGATGATACTTGTATGCAAAAGGCACAAGGAAGCAGCATTGCCCAAGATCAAGCCGTCAATTATTTTCCCACGGAAGACTACAATTTTCTTCCTGAATATCACAGTTCAACG GATGATTTTTGTGTTGAATACTTgcaaaaactaaagaaattcaaaaatataCTTAGCAAGTTAGTTGGAGATCCTTTCGAAGGTTTGAACATGGTTGATGCAATCCTGCGCTTAGGCATTGAGTACCACTTCCAAGAGGAGATTGAAACAATCCTAAAAAGGCAGTATATGATTTTTAGCGCTCATGCAGGTCATGATCATGATCTTTATGAGGCTGCACTGCGTTTTCGATTATTGAGACAAGATGGCTATCATGTTTCTGCAG ACGTGTTTAACAAATTCAAGAACAAAGAAGGAAACTTTAAATTGGAGTTAGGTGAACACATAAGTGGATTGATGGAATTATACGATGCGTCAGAGGTAAGCATCAATGAGGAAGACATACTCGATGAAGCTAAAGACTTCAGTCGCCATCTTCTCGAAGCAAACCTCAAACATCTTGATCACCAACAAGCTAGATTCATTCTAAACACATTGGAGCATCCCTATCATAAGAGTTTGCCAAGGTTCATGGCTAAGGACCTCCCAGACAATTTCAAAGGGGCAAGGAGTTGGGTAAAACATTTACAAGAACTAGCAAAGATGGACTTCAAAATGGTCCAGTCCATACACCAACAGGAActtcttcaaattttcaa ATGGTGGAAAGGCTTAGGTCTGGCTAAAAAGTTGAACTTTGCGAGAAATCAACCACTTAAATGGTACATGTGGACAGCGGCTTGCCTCACAGATCCAAGCCTGACATATCAAAGGGTTGAGCTCACAAAACCTATAGCTATGGTTTACGTGATAGACGACTTGTTTGATGTTTACGGAACACTAGATGAACTCACTCTCTTCACAAATGCGGTGAATCG ATGGGAATTATCAGCAACTGAGAAATTATCAGACTCTTTGAAGATATGTTTTGTGGCTCTTTATGACATTACCAATGAAATCAGCTACAAGGTCTACAAAAGGACTGGATGGAACCCTATAGACTCCCTAAAAAAAGCG TGGGCCAGTTTGTGTAATGCCTTCCTAATAGAAGCACAATGGTTTGCTTCTGGGAACTTGCCAAAGGCAGAGGAGTACATGAAGAATGCACATGAGAGTACAGGAATACATGTGGTGCTAGTTTACATGTTCTTTCTCTTGGGTGAGGGAATTAGCAAGGAGACTGTTGAACTTCTGGACAGCAATCCCAGCATTACATCTTCCGTTGCCACAATTCTTCGACTCTGGGATGACCTTGGAAATGCCCAG GATGAGGATCAAAACGGTCATGATGGATCCTATATTGAGTGCTACAGGAAAGAACGTCAAGGCTGTTCAGTTGAAGATGCAAAAAGTCATGTTTTCAAAATGATTTCAAATGCATGGAAGCAACTCAACAAGGATTGCCTTAACCCAAATCCATTTCCAGCGTCTTTTATAAAGGCTTCTCTTAATTTTGCAAGGATGGTTCCTTTGATGTACAGTTATGACGAGAAACATCGCCTTCCAAGTCTAGAGGAGCACATGAAGTCACTGATCTTTAAAAGTGATCCCTATAAGAAAATGTAA